From Pagrus major chromosome 2, Pma_NU_1.0, one genomic window encodes:
- the LOC141011426 gene encoding olfactory receptor 4B13-like, with protein sequence MVFNSTLSTSSYFILGGYLQVGNLRYLYFMLTAFLYVVMVVLNTSLIVVICMNRSLHEPMYMFLCSLFVNGLYGSSGLFPFLLTQILSDIHTVSASFCFLQIFCLHTYGNVEFTNLAVMSYDRYLAICCPLQYNTRMTFDKAVIFIVALWLFSFVIFLITLSLNIRLSLCGNIINSLYCQNYLVVKLACSDTKVNNIYGLFVTALFFLVTLFPILFSYMKILKICFSGSKQTRQKAVSTCTPHLVSLLNFTCGGCFQIVQSRFDMTGVPSVLQIILSLYFMILQPLLNPIMYGMEMSKIRNVFLKFSGVRNG encoded by the coding sequence CTTTATGCTAACTGCTTTCCTTTACGTTGTTATGgttgttttaaacacatctCTCATTGTGGTTATCTGTATGAACAGAAGCTTACATGAACCTATGTACATGTTCCTGTGCAGCCTGTTTGTAAATGGACTGTATGGTAGTTCAGGGTTGTTTCCGTTCCTTCTGACTCAGATTCtctctgacattcacactgtttctgcttcattttgtttcctgcagatttTCTGTTTGCATACATATGGCAATGTAGAATTTACCAATTTAGCCGTCATGTCTTATGACAGATATCTCGCTATCTGTTGTCCTCTACAGTATAACACACGTATGACATTTGACAAGGCAGTTATCTTTATTGTTGCATTATGGTTGTTCTCTTTTGTGATATTCTTAATTACTTTATCCTTAAACATCCGTTTGTCACTTTGTGGGAACATCATAAACAGTTTGTATTGTCAAAATTACCTTGTTGTTAAGTTGGCCTGTTCTGACACCAAAGTGAATAACATTTATGGACTTTTTGTGACTGCTCTCTTCTTCTTAGTTACTCTGTTTCCAATCCTGTTTTCTTACATGAAAATTCtcaaaatttgtttttctggttCCAAACAGACCAGACAGAAAGCTGTCAGTACCTGCACACCTCACCTTGTGTCTCTTCTGAATTTTACTTGTGGTGGCTGCTTTCAAATAGTTCAGAGTAGATTTGATATGACCGGTGTACCCAGTGTGCTGCAAATCATTCTGTCTCTCTATTTTATGATACTTCAACCACTTTTGAATCCAATCATGTATGGAATGGAAATGTCCAAAATACGAAATGTGTTTCTAAAGTTCTCTGGTGTTAGAAATGGGTGA